AGACTGATCAACGGGCGCTCGCGGAGGGCGGCCAGCGGGACGCTCGTACGGTCCGCGTGCGCCGCCAGGAGGGGGTCGCCCGGCGCGACGGCGGCGACCAGGGGCTCGTCGACCACGACCTGGCAGGAGACGCCCGGCGGCGGTTCCTCGGCCGCGAGGCCGAGCACGGCGATGTCGAGGTCACCGTCGTGCAGGGCGGCGAGCATCCGCTCGGAGGTGTCTTCGGTGAGGGAGATCTCGACCTGCGGGTGCTCATCGTGGAAGTCGGCCAGCAGGGAAGCCAGATCGAATCTGCGGGTGCTGGCCCCCGATACCAGGCCGACCCGGACGCGACCGCGGAGCAGCCCGCTGAATTCGTCCACGGTCTGCCGTATCTCCTCGACGGCGCCGAGCGCGGCCCGCGCATACGTGAGGACGGCCTCGCCCACCTCCGTCAGGGTCACCGAACGGCCGGAGCGGTCCAGGAGCGGCTGCCCCAACTCCCGCTCCAGCTGCCGGATCTGAGCGCTCACCCCGGGCTGCGCCAGATGCAGCCGAGCGGCGGCACGGGTGAAGTTGGCCTCCTCCACCACGGCGACGAAGTACTGCAACTGCCGAAGTTCCATAACTCCTGATTCTAAAGAGGAGAACAGCCAGCTCTTGGACTTATGGCGAAGGGCGCAAGATCCTTGCAATCAGGGGAAGTTCGAGAGCCGGATGCCCTGGGGGAGGAGAACACGGATGACGCAGAGGACTGTCGAAGCGGCGATCGCGGCCGAACGCCGGGAACTGGCGGACCTGTTGGACGGCCTGACGGACGGGCAGTGGGAGGCGCCGACACTGTGCGCGGGGTGGCGGGTGCGGGATGTCGCAGCCCATATGTCGATGGGGTTCCGCTATTCGCTCCCCAAGATGGCCGCCGAACTCTTCAGAGCGAGGGGGAACATTCACCGGATGGCCGACCGGTGTGCCCGCAGGGACGCGGCCGCCGCCTCGACCGGCGAGCTCGCCGACCACCTCCGGGACAATGCGCACCACCCCTGGAAGCCGCCGGTAGGCGGCATCACGTCGGCGCTGGGGCATGACGTGGTCCACGGCCTGGACATCACCGTCGCCCTCGGCCTCGACCGGCGGGTTCCCGAGGACCGGGTGCGCATCCTCCTGGAGAAGGTCACCCGCAAGTCCGCCGCATTCTTCGGAGCCGACCTCGGCGGTACCGAGCTCCGGGCCGACGACCTCGACTGGTCCTTCGGCACCGGAACGCCGCTGTCCGGCGCGGCCCAGGATCTGCTGCTGGTCGCGTTCGGCCGCAAGCTCCCGCCCGGCCGCCTGCACGGTGAACGGCACCAGCAGTTCGTCACCGGCTGACCCGCACGGCACGACCGCCGGGGGCCAGCCGGCCCGGCGCAGCCCCCGGCCCGGCGCCCTCGGGCCCGGCACCGCCGGCGAGGATCAGCCGTCCAGCCCGTGGCGTGCCAGCAGCGGCGCGAGCTCCGGGTCCCGCCCGATGACCGCGCGGAATGCCCCGAGCGGGTCGACACTGCCGCCCTTGCTGAGGAGCTCCCGGCGGAAGATCTCCCCGCTCTCGCGGATGGTCTTCCCGTTCTCGCGGAACCAGCGCACGGTGTCGGCGTCCAGCACCTCGGCCCAGCGGTAGCCGTAGTAACCGGCCGCATAGCCGCCGCTGAAGATATGGGCGAAGTACCCCGTGCGATAGCGCGGCGGGATCGCGGCCGGCGCGAGGCCGTAGCGCTCCAGCGCGGCCGCCTCGAACGCCTCGGCCTCGTCGGTCCCCGGTGCCTCGCCGTCGGCGGAGAGGGTGTGCCAGGCCCAGTCCAGCACCGCGGCGGCCTGGTGCTCCACCATCCGGAAGCCCGCACCAAAGTTTTCCGCCTCGCGCAGCCGGACCGGCAGTTCGGGCGGCATCGGCTCGCCGGTGACGTGGTGCCGGGCGTAGTGGGCCAGCACCTCCGGCCAGTCCGCCCACATCTCGTTGACCTGGGAGGGGAACTCGACGAAATCGCGCGGCACCCGGGTGCCGGACAGCAGCGGATAGCGCACATCGGAGAACAGGCCGTGCAGCGCATGCCCGAACTCGTGGAAGAGCGTGTGGACCTCGCTCCAGGTCAGCAGCACCGGCTCGCCCGCCGGAGGCTTGACGACATTCAGGTTGTTGACCACTACCGGCTTGTGGCCGAGCAGGTGGGACTGCGGCACCAGTGCGTCCATCCAGGCGCCGCCCCGCTTGGACTCGCGGGCGTGGAAGTCGCCGATGTACAGGCCGAGCGGGCTGCCGTCGGTGTCGTGCACCTCGTAGATGTGGGCGTCCGGGTGGTACGACACCAGGTCGGGGCGCCGGGTGAAGGTGATCCCGTAGACCAGCTCGGCGGCGTGGAAGACACCGTCGTGCAGCACGGTCTCCAGCTCCAGATAGGGCCGCAGCGCCGCCGCGTCGAGGTCGAACCGCTCCTTGCGCACCCGCTCGGAGTAGTACTGCCAGTCCGCCGCGCGGATCTCCGCCACCCCGGCCGCCTCGGCCAGGGCCGCGCCCTCCCGCTCGGCGTTGGCGACGGCGGGGGCGACCAGCCGGCCGAGCAGCTCCTCGACCGCGTCCGTGGTGCCGGCCGTCCGGTCCGCGACCTCCCAGGCGGCATGGCTGGGGTAACCGAGCAGGGCGGCGCGCTCGGCACGCAGCGTGGCCAGGCCGACGGCGACCGGCCCGTTGCTCTCGATGCCGCGCCCGAGGGAGGCGGCGAGCAGCCGCTCGCGCAGCGCAGGGTCGTCGAGCGAGGCGAGCTCGGTCTGGCAGGAGAAGTTCTTCAGGCTGACCACGAACTTGCCTTCGTGCCCCAGCGCCCGGGCGTTCGCGGCGGCGGCCGCGATCTGGTCCTCGGGCAGGCCGGCCAGCTCCTCGGCACGCTCCAGTACGAGAGCGGCGGCCGCGGTGGCCGACCGAAGGTTCTGCCCGAACTCGGTGCACAGGGCGGCGATCTCGGCATTCAGCTCGCGCAGCCGCCGCTGCTGCTCCGGGCCGAGCCGCGCACCGGCCCGGACCCGGTGGGTGTGGTGGCGCTCCAGCAGCTGCAACTGCTCGGTGTCCAGTCCGAGTTGCTCGCGCCGCTCGAAGAGCGTGTCCAGCCGGGCGAACAGGGCGGCGTCGAGCAGCAGCGCATCGTCATGGGCGGCCAGCAGCGGAGCGATCTCGACCTCGAGCGCCTGGACCTCCTCGTCGGTGTCCGTCGCGGTCTTGTTGAAGAACACTCGGCGCACCCGGCCCAGAACCGCGCCGCTGCGCTCCAGCGCCTCCACGGTGTTCTCGAAGGTCGCCGGCTCGGCGCAGGCACCGATCGCCGCCACCTCGTCCAGCTGGTCGGCCATTCCACGGGCGAAGGCAGGGGCAAAGTGATCGTTCCGGATCCGCGCGAAAGGCGGCAGTTCGTAGGGCAGATCACTCGGCTCGAAGAAAGGGTTGGACGTCGTCACAAGGGCCGAGACTACGCCCGGGGGCGATGCCCGGTCCCGCAGTCGCCCCATCACGCCGGTGTGCGGGGGGTGGTTGCCTCCCGCAATGTCCGGCGGCGGGCCGGGGCACGAGGGCGCGACCTCACGCGTCGTCCCGTCCCGGGAGCACCCGCCGTATGACGAGTGCTCCCGCTCCTGCCGCGGCCCGGTCTTCCGGGCCCTTCCCGGTGAGCGTCGTGCGGCCATTCGTGGTGTCATCGAAGCGAGGCAAGCAATAAATACTCCTGTGCAGGAGGAATCATGGCCAGCAAGCTGCGAGCCCGAGACATCATGTCCGGCGGAGCGCACTGTGTGGGTGCACATGAGTCGTTGATGGATGCGGCGAAGATGATGCGGGATCTGGGTGTCGGGTGCCTGCCCATCTGCGGCGACAACAACCGGCTCATGGGCATGATCACCGATCGCGACATCGTCATCACCTGCTGTGCCGAAGGGGTCGACCCGATGACGGTGCAGGCCGGTTCCATGGGCGGGAAGGTCCACTGGATCGATGCGGACGCGGACGCCTCCGAGGTCCTGCGGACCATGGAGGAGCAACACATCAAGCGCCTGCCGGTGATCGACGTCAAAGGCGGCCACCGGCTGGTGGGAATGATCACCGAGGCCAACCTCGCCAAGAACCTCAGCGACGCACAGATCGCGGAATTCGTCAGCCGGGTGTACGCGACCGCCGGCTGAGGTGCCTGTCCGGGCGACGGCAGGCAGGCACCGAGGACGACCCCTTCGACCGATGGGCCACCGCGGCGGGCGGTGGCCCCACCCGTTAACCTGCGGTGATCAACTTTTCGCCCACAGCTCTGGGCACCTCCTCGGATTCGCCATGACGAAGGGACTCTTCTGTGTCCATGCCCTCCCCGCCGCAGGGTGGCTACAACGCGCCGCAGGGCGGTCAGCCCCCTTACGGCCAGCCGCCCCAGGCGCCGTACGGGCAGTCGCCGCAGGCTCCGTACGGGCAGCAGCCCCAGGCGCCCTACGGGCAGCCGGGCCAGGCGCCCTACGGCCAGCCGCCGCAGGCCCCGTACGGCGGGCCCGGAATGCCGCAGCAGGGCGGCTACCCCGGTGGCCCGATGCCGTCCGGCGGCGGCCCCGTGTCCGGTGGCCCCGGCGGCCGGCCGCCGCGGCAGGTGCGCATACCCGGCTTCGTCCGCGCCCTCGTCGTCTTGCTGATCTTCGGTGGGGTTGCCGCATGGGTGGTGCTGCACCAGGACGAGTACAACGCCGAGGCCCACAAGCGCCCCAAGGTCGACCCGCGCAGCGTCGGCCTCGCCAAGGTCGGCGACTGTCTGGAGCAAACGGGCGGTACGGACGACGAGCCGGTCCTCAGGCTGATCGACTGCGCGAAGCCGGGTGCGAAGTACAAGGTCGCCAAGACCGAGGCACAGTCCGAATGCAAGCCCGGAGAAACCGGCTACCGGCAACTCAACGGCCACTACGAGACAGTGAACCTCTGCATGACGCGGGTCGGCGGGAAGACCGCCGCCCCGTAGGGCCGCGCTGCACCGGCCGTCACATGTGCGGCCCCGCCGCCACGCCCCGCGGTGGCCCGTCCCCACCGACGGGCCACCGCAGCGTGAAAGAGCGGAGTATCAGCGGTATTCCCCTGGGGTGGACCAGGGAATTCCCGCTATTCCGTGAGGAGTTCAGTGAGCTCCGGAACGAGGCACGGCCAGTCGCATGCCGGGGAAAATCAGGTGCGGATTCGACCCGATCACCCGTCGGTTCAGCCGGTGGAATTCCCGCCAGCCGAGGCCGTGCGCGTAGGCGATGCCGCTGACCGTGTCGCCGGCGTTGACGACGACCGAGCCGTTGGTACTCCGATGGCGTCCCACTTTGTATCGCTTCTCGTGGGACTGCGGATGGCGGGCCCGCGCCCGGGCCGACGGGTCCGCCTGCCGCTGCGGCGCGGAGCGCGGGGCGGTGGTCCGCGGAGTGCGGTGCGCGGTGGCCGAGTTGAGTCCCAGCGAGGACGAGCAGGCCGGCCAGGCGCCCCAGCCCTGACGTGCCAGTACCCGTTCCGCCACCCGGATCTGCTGGGACCGGCTCGCCCGCGCCGCCCGTGACGCGTAGGCTCCGCCACCGAAGGAGTGCCAGGTGGAGTGGGCGAGCTGGAGCCCGCCGGAGAATCCGTTCCCGGTGTCGATACGCCAGTTCCCTCCGCTCTCGCACCCGGCCAGGCGGTCCCAGGTCCCGCCTCCCCGGGCCTCGGCGGGCTGCCCGGACGCCACGTTCAGCGCGCCGGCCGCGAGCAGGACAGCTGCTGCCGTGATGCCCCGGACACCGTAACCCCGGAATTCACTCCGGGCAGGCGATTCCGAAACCTGCGGAATTTCCATGCGTCTACTCCCGTCGCTCGCCGCACAGTTTCCTGGCGGTCATTCAAGAAACCTGACGCGTTTGCGGTGTTCGCGTTCGAATGGTGCTCGAACCGCGATTTCCGTGCGGCGCCATGAATTTGACGGGGAAGAGACAACCATGCCGAGAGTTCGCCTCGGCAGAGCGCGCGGTAGCGCCGCCGCGGCCCGGCCTGCCCCCTTGCCGTCGGAGCGCGGCCGTGCTTGGTGTATCCGCACCTGTTCAGACGGGCAGGGGCGCACCCCTCGCCCCGCAGGCGCATCGCACCCCCGAGTCCGCCGATCATGTGCCCGGCCCGGGGGTGTCCGCCGAGCGCACCCGGCGCACTCGATGCACGCGCTGCGCAGGTCCGCATGCACCGCGCACGGGCCTCCGGCAGTGCAACGGCCCGTTGTGCCCTGGTGCAACGGCGCGTTTCGCACGGGTACGGCTGGTCGTAGCGGCAGACCCCCGGCTGCCGGCGGCCGGCTGACGGCAGCCTCAGCGCCAGGGGGTGAGGGGCACGCTGTCGCCTCGTCCCGCCGTCGGGCCGGGGAGCGGAGCCCGCCGACGCCGCTGACGCCTACGTGTTCACGGTCCCTGCCATGCGTCCACCATCAGCCGCCCGTCGCCGTCCTGGTCCAGCGCCGCGAAAGCCGCCGCCGCCTGGGCGTCCGAGTACCCTGCCGCGCGGTGCACCGTCGCGAAGTCCGCCAGCCTGACCACACCGTCCCCATCGGCATCGGCCAGGGCGATGGTCGCGGCGACCGACGGCCCCACGACCCTGCCGAGGGCCCCCGACTCACCGGCCCGCGCGAACGCTGCGATGAACTGCTCCCGGTCCAGGCGCCCCGCACCGTCCACCTCCGCCAGGGCCGCGAGCTCGTCGAAGGTGTTGCGCATCCCCGCACGCAAGGCCTGCGCCTTGGCGGACTCTTCCGGTTCGCCCACCGCTTCCGTCAGCGCGCGCGCCCGCTCGGTGAAGTCCTGCGCGGTCAGGTAGCCGTCGCCATCGGTGTCGTACAGGGAGAAGCGGTGCTCGTACTCGGCACGCAGGGCATCGTTGATCATGCGTCGTCCTTCCGGAGGTGTGGCTCCCGGCGGAGCCCGGGGAGGCGGCCGTTCGCGGGGTGCCGCGACCACCCGCCATGAGCACAGTAAGTTGCGACGGGATTGCGGAGTGTCATCGAGGGGTGGCGTGTTCGGGGTCCGTCTCATGGGGAGCGGTGGCGGGCCAGGGGGGTGATGTGGAGCACCGGCAGGCCGTTAAGGCGAAAAGACGTGCGATTTCATGAGGGATATCACATAGGATCGCGCTCCAAAGTGAATAACTGTCGCAGTCACCCCCACAGGCGGATATTCCTCCGTCGAACCGGACCGGGTGGCGGCGCAGGGGGGAAGGAAACCGTCATGAAGTCGTCCCGTCTCCGGCATCGCCTCGCCGGTACCGCAGCCGTCACCGTCCTGGTCGGCGCGGGTGCACTGGCCGCCGCGCCGTCCGCGGTCGCCAAGGCCAACCTCCTGACCATCAACAAGGTCGCGATGCACGCGCCCGACCTACAGGTGAAGGTCACCTACTCCTGCGACCCGGGCATGAACCATCAGCTGGTCGCCAACGCAATCAAGACTGGCCGGCCCGGTCCGGAGGAGCCGGTCGCCGCCGGCACCCTCAAGACGGACAAGCTCACCTGTGACTACAACAGTCACGCGGCCCAGATCACCATGCGCACCGCCCTCGGTTCCCACTTCGACAAGGGCGAGAAGGTGAAGGTGGCTGTCTTCTACTTCGACGACGACGGATTCAGCTACGCGCGCCAGGAGACCGTCGTGGTGCTGTGAGCCGCGGTCGTCGCCCCGGCGGACCGGACCGGATGCCCGTCCGTCCGCCGGGGTGGCACGCCCGGCCGGCCCGTGGCGACGTATCAGATATTTCGGGTCGGTCACGCCTGCAACCGACGGGTCGGGCAAACAGTCCTACGGGGCATGAAAAGACAACTGAACGTGGGTATACGGCGGTCCGGCGCCGGTCGCCGGGCGGGCGCGGCGCTCGCCCTCACGGCGCTGACCATCCCGCTGACGGTGGCCTTCGGCTCCACGGCCCAGGCGGCCACCGCGTCCTCGTGCACCGCGAGCCGCGGCCCCTACCAGAAGCAGGCCGAGAAGTTCCTCGGGCTTCCGGTGGACGGCCGGCAGTCGGCGGCCGACTGCCGGGCGATCCGTGCCTTCCAGACCAGCCACGGCATCACCCCGAACATCGGCTACGCGGGTCCCGTCACCTGGGGCGTGATGAGCGTCGTGGCGCAGCAGAAGGCGGCCGGGAGCAACCCCGACAAGGCCCGTAAGTGCCCCACCGACAAGGGCCGGATCGCCTGTGTCGACCTGACCCGTCAGCTCAGCTGGATCCAGGACGGATCGAAGCTGGTGTTCGGGCCGGTGCCGATCCGCAGCGGCCGCGACGGCTACGAGACCCGCACCGGCGCCAAGAAGATCTACTGGCGCAACCTGCACCATGTCTCGACGATCTACCACGTGGCCATGCCGTACAGCCAGTTCTTCGACGGCGGTCAGGCGTTCCACTCCATCAGCGGCAGCGTCTGGTCGGCCCCCGGCTCGCACGGCTGCGTCAATATGCGCAGCAACGACGCCAAGAAGTACTGGTCCCTGCTCAAGAACGGTGACGACGTCTACGTCTACGGCCGTAAGTCCGGTACCTGAGCCCCGGACCGGGGGCGCCGGGCGCCGCCGCGGGGGGGGGGGGCCGAGCGCCCGATGGCGGGAATGCCACCGGGCGCCCTGCCGTCGTCACGCCGACCGGCTCCGTCCGGCCGGAACCGGCTACGCCCGCTTCTGGGCACTCGGGGCGGACGGCATCGCACAGGCAGCCGTACCGCCCGGCATCCGCCGTCGGTTGTTGGCGATGACGCGGTACGCACCGTGGGCGAGCCACCGCACGGGCGGGAGCGTGAGCAGTGCGCCCACCACCGGCCACCCGCCCCGTGCGCTCATCAGCAGCTTGGCGACAGCCTGGGCGCCACCGTGCACGGCGCCGCCCGGGGTCACCCACAACACTTCGTGCTCGGCGCGCTGTTGAGCGATGCCGAGCTCTGCGAGATCGGTGAACTGCCAGGGCGTTGCCTCACAGCGCGGCCGCAGACGCCGCTCCGCGAACCGCACCGAGGACGTGCAGAAGGCGCAGTCGCCGTCATAGACAAGTACGGGTTGCCGCTGCATCGTTCCGTCACCTCTCGCGCGGGTGCCCTGGCGATCACCATGATAGGTGCATGGGCACCGGGCCCGGAGGGGGACAGACGTCCACTGCGGGCCATGACGCGGCCACCGGCGGTGGGGCCGGTGCTCGGCAGCCGCCCGTGAAGGGATCTTCGGGAAGCCCCCTGCCAGGTGCGGCCGGCCGCTAGGGTCTGCGCCTTCGGGCGGCGTCGGAGCCGGACGAGGACGGCGGCGAGCCCCGTCCAGGCTGCAGTTCCGGCAGCTCGGACAATGCCTGGAGCCCCTTGAGGAAACCCGCGCGGTCGGCAGCCGGCAGCTGGGTGAGCAGTCGCTCCTCGCCCTGCTGGATCGCAGTCTGCACCGCATCCCGCAGTCGTCGGCCCGCTGCGGTGAGGGACAGCAGGCGTACCCGCCGGTCCTTGGGGTCCGGCTGACGGCAGATCAGCTCCCGTGCCTCCAGGTCGTCGAGCACGGCGATGATGCGGGTCTTGTCCGCCCGGATGGCCTCGGCCAGCGCCGCTTGTGTGCGGATCGGTGTCTCGTCGAGGTGCAGCAGCACCGAGTACGCCCACATCGTCAGACCGTGCGCGTCGAGGATCGGCTGCTCGGCGGCCATGAGCGCACGGCCCAGGGGCGCGATCATCGCCGCCAGATCGGGACGGGGCGGCCGCCCCCCGGATGTGGTGCCGCTGTCGGCTGCGTTCTCGGCCATGGTCATGAAAATACCCGTTGACAATTCATGTGCTCACGCTGATCGTAAGCGCATGCATATGAATAATGCGCATCGCGAGGGCGCGCCCCCACCGAACGCGGACTTCGCACGCCTCCGGCACCTCGACGCCCGGGCGGTCCGGGACAGCGTGACCCTGATAGGCCGGATGACCCCCGCCGACCTCCGCAGGCCAACCCCCTGCTCGGCGTGGACACTGGCCGATCTGCTCGCCCATATGACGGCCCAGCACAACGGGTTCGCGGCGGCAGCACTCGGGCACGGGCAGGATCTGTCGCACTGGTCGGTCGGACCGCTCGGCGCGGACCCCGTCGCGCGGTACCGCGACGCAGCCGAACACGCCCTCGCGGCCTTCGCGACCGTGGAGAGCCCCGACCGTGCGTTCACCCTCCCCGAAATCACCCGCGCGCGGACGTTCCCCGCCGCCCGTGCGATCGGCTTCCACCTCATCGACTACGTGGTGCACAGCTGGGATGTCGCCCGCACCCTGGATCTCGCGTACGTACCCGGCTCCGAACTCCTCCAGGCCGCACTGCCGATAGCCCACGCCGTCCCGGACGGCGACTCCCGGCTGGTCCCGGGCAGCGCTTTCCGGCCGGGCCTGTCCGTGGCCAACGACACGGGCACCCTGGAGAAGATCCTGGCGGCTCTCGGCCGTGCGCCGGACTGGCGCACCCCCCTCCTCCCCGACCACCACCCCGGTCCGGAGCGCGGCGCGGGCCCGGACACCACTTCCTGAGGTCCGGGCGCAGCCGGGCGGACGGCCTGCTGAACTTCCGCACGCAGGGGGAGGTTTGGTGCTGCCAGGGCATTGTCAGTGGTCCATGTGACGATCGCTTGCGTACGGATCACTGCCTGTCAACCGCCGCCGAAGGGAACCGCCCCCTGTGACCGCCAGCTCCCGCTCTGCGCTCCGTTTCGCGCTGAGCCTCGCCGACCCCGATACCGCCGACGCGCTCGCCGAGCGGATGGCGCCACAGCTGCTGGGCGTTCTCTCCGACCGCTTCGGGCTTCCGGAGGAGGTGGTGGAGGAGCTGTTGGGCGCGGACCCCGTGCAGATGCGGGCGGCGCTGACCATAGATCCCAAGGAATGGCTCATGGCGGCGGCGGAGACCGGCGATCCGGTGGTCGGCCGGGCGTTGTGGCATGCGAAGTACCGCAATGACGCCGGGTA
This Streptomyces decoyicus DNA region includes the following protein-coding sequences:
- a CDS encoding MarR family winged helix-turn-helix transcriptional regulator, with amino-acid sequence MAENAADSGTTSGGRPPRPDLAAMIAPLGRALMAAEQPILDAHGLTMWAYSVLLHLDETPIRTQAALAEAIRADKTRIIAVLDDLEARELICRQPDPKDRRVRLLSLTAAGRRLRDAVQTAIQQGEERLLTQLPAADRAGFLKGLQALSELPELQPGRGSPPSSSGSDAARRRRP
- a CDS encoding transglycosylase family protein is translated as MEIPQVSESPARSEFRGYGVRGITAAAVLLAAGALNVASGQPAEARGGGTWDRLAGCESGGNWRIDTGNGFSGGLQLAHSTWHSFGGGAYASRAARASRSQQIRVAERVLARQGWGAWPACSSSLGLNSATAHRTPRTTAPRSAPQRQADPSARARARHPQSHEKRYKVGRHRSTNGSVVVNAGDTVSGIAYAHGLGWREFHRLNRRVIGSNPHLIFPGMRLAVPRSGAH
- a CDS encoding L,D-transpeptidase family protein; this translates as MKRQLNVGIRRSGAGRRAGAALALTALTIPLTVAFGSTAQAATASSCTASRGPYQKQAEKFLGLPVDGRQSAADCRAIRAFQTSHGITPNIGYAGPVTWGVMSVVAQQKAAGSNPDKARKCPTDKGRIACVDLTRQLSWIQDGSKLVFGPVPIRSGRDGYETRTGAKKIYWRNLHHVSTIYHVAMPYSQFFDGGQAFHSISGSVWSAPGSHGCVNMRSNDAKKYWSLLKNGDDVYVYGRKSGT
- a CDS encoding M3 family metallopeptidase — translated: MTTSNPFFEPSDLPYELPPFARIRNDHFAPAFARGMADQLDEVAAIGACAEPATFENTVEALERSGAVLGRVRRVFFNKTATDTDEEVQALEVEIAPLLAAHDDALLLDAALFARLDTLFERREQLGLDTEQLQLLERHHTHRVRAGARLGPEQQRRLRELNAEIAALCTEFGQNLRSATAAAALVLERAEELAGLPEDQIAAAAANARALGHEGKFVVSLKNFSCQTELASLDDPALRERLLAASLGRGIESNGPVAVGLATLRAERAALLGYPSHAAWEVADRTAGTTDAVEELLGRLVAPAVANAEREGAALAEAAGVAEIRAADWQYYSERVRKERFDLDAAALRPYLELETVLHDGVFHAAELVYGITFTRRPDLVSYHPDAHIYEVHDTDGSPLGLYIGDFHARESKRGGAWMDALVPQSHLLGHKPVVVNNLNVVKPPAGEPVLLTWSEVHTLFHEFGHALHGLFSDVRYPLLSGTRVPRDFVEFPSQVNEMWADWPEVLAHYARHHVTGEPMPPELPVRLREAENFGAGFRMVEHQAAAVLDWAWHTLSADGEAPGTDEAEAFEAAALERYGLAPAAIPPRYRTGYFAHIFSGGYAAGYYGYRWAEVLDADTVRWFRENGKTIRESGEIFRRELLSKGGSVDPLGAFRAVIGRDPELAPLLARHGLDG
- a CDS encoding EF-hand domain-containing protein, translated to MINDALRAEYEHRFSLYDTDGDGYLTAQDFTERARALTEAVGEPEESAKAQALRAGMRNTFDELAALAEVDGAGRLDREQFIAAFARAGESGALGRVVGPSVAATIALADADGDGVVRLADFATVHRAAGYSDAQAAAAFAALDQDGDGRLMVDAWQGP
- a CDS encoding LysR family transcriptional regulator, which codes for MELRQLQYFVAVVEEANFTRAAARLHLAQPGVSAQIRQLERELGQPLLDRSGRSVTLTEVGEAVLTYARAALGAVEEIRQTVDEFSGLLRGRVRVGLVSGASTRRFDLASLLADFHDEHPQVEISLTEDTSERMLAALHDGDLDIAVLGLAAEEPPPGVSCQVVVDEPLVAAVAPGDPLLAAHADRTSVPLAALRERPLISLPRGTGLRGVLERACAEAGIRPRIAFEAAAPHVLARLAARGLGVAVIPVLPAAEASAAGLRILEITAPRPRGRVALTWRTEGPAGPAARALLGRLRTSLPVPGTGEEPPVGPHAGNPLRPAATGGPDHQAAGA
- a CDS encoding CBS domain-containing protein; translated protein: MASKLRARDIMSGGAHCVGAHESLMDAAKMMRDLGVGCLPICGDNNRLMGMITDRDIVITCCAEGVDPMTVQAGSMGGKVHWIDADADASEVLRTMEEQHIKRLPVIDVKGGHRLVGMITEANLAKNLSDAQIAEFVSRVYATAG
- a CDS encoding maleylpyruvate isomerase family mycothiol-dependent enzyme; the protein is MTQRTVEAAIAAERRELADLLDGLTDGQWEAPTLCAGWRVRDVAAHMSMGFRYSLPKMAAELFRARGNIHRMADRCARRDAAAASTGELADHLRDNAHHPWKPPVGGITSALGHDVVHGLDITVALGLDRRVPEDRVRILLEKVTRKSAAFFGADLGGTELRADDLDWSFGTGTPLSGAAQDLLLVAFGRKLPPGRLHGERHQQFVTG
- a CDS encoding TIGR03086 family metal-binding protein is translated as MHMNNAHREGAPPPNADFARLRHLDARAVRDSVTLIGRMTPADLRRPTPCSAWTLADLLAHMTAQHNGFAAAALGHGQDLSHWSVGPLGADPVARYRDAAEHALAAFATVESPDRAFTLPEITRARTFPAARAIGFHLIDYVVHSWDVARTLDLAYVPGSELLQAALPIAHAVPDGDSRLVPGSAFRPGLSVANDTGTLEKILAALGRAPDWRTPLLPDHHPGPERGAGPDTTS
- a CDS encoding thiol-disulfide oxidoreductase DCC family protein, with the translated sequence MQRQPVLVYDGDCAFCTSSVRFAERRLRPRCEATPWQFTDLAELGIAQQRAEHEVLWVTPGGAVHGGAQAVAKLLMSARGGWPVVGALLTLPPVRWLAHGAYRVIANNRRRMPGGTAACAMPSAPSAQKRA
- a CDS encoding LppU/SCO3897 family protein, with the protein product MPSPPQGGYNAPQGGQPPYGQPPQAPYGQSPQAPYGQQPQAPYGQPGQAPYGQPPQAPYGGPGMPQQGGYPGGPMPSGGGPVSGGPGGRPPRQVRIPGFVRALVVLLIFGGVAAWVVLHQDEYNAEAHKRPKVDPRSVGLAKVGDCLEQTGGTDDEPVLRLIDCAKPGAKYKVAKTEAQSECKPGETGYRQLNGHYETVNLCMTRVGGKTAAP